The following are encoded in a window of Ruminiclostridium herbifermentans genomic DNA:
- a CDS encoding DUF5665 domain-containing protein has translation MSKEKANDKSLINLLVKKVDEMSLKMEKMKFVDYVYFIEHPRKMLWANFTNGLARGFGIAIGFTILSAITLYILKSIVTINLPYIGEFISDIVEIVQNSMNNPR, from the coding sequence ATGTCAAAGGAGAAAGCTAACGATAAGTCTTTAATAAATCTATTGGTTAAAAAAGTTGATGAAATGTCATTAAAAATGGAAAAAATGAAATTTGTAGATTATGTTTACTTCATTGAACACCCTAGAAAAATGTTATGGGCAAATTTTACAAATGGTTTAGCAAGAGGCTTTGGAATAGCTATTGGCTTTACAATTTTGAGTGCAATTACGCTCTATATTCTTAAGTCAATTGTAACTATCAATTTACCGTATATAGGTGAGTTTATCAGTGACATAGTAGAAATTGTTCAGAACAGTATGAATAATCCAAGATAG
- a CDS encoding TraR/DksA C4-type zinc finger protein, translated as MDKNKMYYLKEKLINEANRINRTLGQMNENGEAVMSEHSPNELSNYDNHPADLGSELYSVEMNMALKAHEQSKLNDINRALNKFEKGTYGKCESCKREIPYERLEAMPSAKFCIDCEKEEEASKINTPDMSYDEVFDAPFGRKYLNKREDDEFEGLDQLNDLMKYGSADTPQDMGGYEDYEEYYTNELDNQGIVEEIDKISNQQYRNQLP; from the coding sequence ATGGATAAAAATAAAATGTACTACTTAAAAGAAAAGCTTATTAATGAAGCCAATAGAATTAACAGAACATTAGGCCAGATGAATGAAAATGGTGAGGCTGTGATGAGCGAACACTCTCCTAATGAACTTTCAAATTATGATAATCATCCAGCTGATTTGGGAAGTGAGTTATATTCTGTTGAAATGAACATGGCTCTTAAGGCCCATGAACAAAGTAAGTTAAATGATATAAACAGAGCTTTAAACAAGTTTGAAAAAGGAACGTATGGTAAATGTGAAAGCTGTAAAAGGGAAATTCCTTATGAAAGGTTAGAGGCAATGCCGTCTGCTAAATTTTGTATTGATTGTGAAAAGGAAGAGGAAGCTTCAAAAATAAATACACCTGACATGTCATATGATGAGGTGTTTGATGCGCCATTTGGAAGAAAGTACTTGAATAAGCGTGAAGATGATGAATTTGAGGGGCTTGATCAGCTTAATGATTTAATGAAATATGGTTCTGCAGATACACCTCAGGATATGGGAGGATATGAGGATTATGAGGAGTATTATACTAATGAACTGGATAATCAGGGAATAGTGGAAGAGATTGATAAAATTTCTAACCAACAATACAGAAATCAACTGCCCTAG
- a CDS encoding flagellinolysin, with the protein MRINNNISSINANRSYGINNTNTQKSLTKLSSGLRINSAADDAAGLSISEKMRAQIRGLNRCSNNIQDGISLIQVADGALNEVHSLLQRGRELSIQAANGTLTESDRKMIQEETSHIISDIDRIANHTEFNTLKLLNVPKSSAVDNQIITALKSALLEQAEARILSEYGLSADGQSLQIILEQTPQPYLAAVSFNLDASGKAINQKLHIDVSAFTPATLPNGGTAPIYNDRIIAHELVHAIMGRTMNFGALPTWFQEGAAEFIHGGDERLYVDSKGRTDFASVVNELASWENTSIDYSAGYGAVRYMHAQIKDKGGIGIKDVMTYLSNNPTSTLDEALASASNGYYTNLSAFTADFAANGAAFLAGLTLTNADTGAIGGYDADGGTPLDAESVIADTINYTDDPLLGFSEIWPNLTPNSLSSLQIQSGANTGDVLNITLADIRSTTLGLTDVDVVNQASTAIDSFDSAINSVSHVRANFGALQNRLEKAMSVAENSAENLTSSESRIRDADIAKEMMVFTKNNILAQASSAMIAQANQQPQAILQLLRAG; encoded by the coding sequence ATGAGAATAAACAATAATATTAGTTCTATAAATGCCAATCGCTCTTATGGTATTAATAATACAAATACACAGAAATCCTTAACAAAATTATCCTCTGGTTTGAGAATTAATTCAGCCGCTGATGATGCTGCTGGATTGTCTATATCTGAAAAAATGAGAGCACAAATACGAGGATTAAATCGTTGCAGCAACAATATTCAAGATGGCATTTCGCTTATACAAGTAGCAGATGGCGCTCTAAATGAAGTGCATTCATTGCTCCAAAGAGGCAGAGAACTATCTATTCAAGCAGCAAATGGGACACTCACTGAATCTGATAGAAAAATGATTCAAGAAGAAACCTCTCATATTATATCTGATATAGATCGAATAGCAAATCATACAGAGTTTAATACTCTTAAGCTTTTGAATGTTCCTAAGTCAAGCGCTGTTGACAATCAAATTATTACAGCATTGAAAAGTGCCTTGCTGGAGCAAGCTGAAGCACGAATTCTTTCTGAATACGGTCTTTCAGCAGATGGTCAAAGTTTACAAATTATATTAGAACAGACTCCACAGCCTTATTTGGCTGCTGTCTCCTTCAACCTAGATGCATCTGGAAAAGCAATTAATCAGAAGCTTCATATTGATGTTAGTGCTTTTACTCCTGCAACTTTGCCAAATGGTGGAACCGCACCTATATACAATGACCGTATTATTGCCCACGAGCTAGTTCATGCCATTATGGGTCGTACAATGAACTTTGGGGCTCTGCCAACTTGGTTCCAGGAAGGAGCCGCAGAGTTTATCCACGGCGGAGATGAAAGACTTTATGTTGATTCAAAAGGAAGAACAGATTTTGCGTCTGTGGTCAACGAATTAGCCAGTTGGGAAAATACCTCCATTGATTATTCTGCTGGCTATGGAGCCGTTCGTTATATGCATGCTCAAATAAAGGATAAAGGCGGCATTGGAATAAAGGATGTTATGACATATCTGAGCAATAATCCAACAAGTACACTTGATGAAGCACTTGCATCCGCATCTAATGGCTATTATACTAACCTATCAGCTTTTACTGCTGATTTTGCTGCTAACGGAGCTGCCTTTTTGGCCGGTTTGACTCTTACTAATGCTGATACAGGTGCTATAGGAGGTTATGATGCTGATGGTGGAACTCCTTTAGATGCTGAAAGCGTAATTGCAGATACTATCAACTATACAGATGATCCACTTTTAGGATTTAGTGAAATATGGCCAAATTTAACACCAAATAGCTTATCAAGCTTACAAATCCAATCAGGAGCCAATACTGGAGATGTTCTGAATATAACATTAGCTGATATACGCAGTACAACATTGGGATTAACAGATGTTGACGTTGTAAATCAAGCCAGTACTGCTATTGATAGTTTTGATTCTGCAATAAATAGTGTTTCTCATGTTAGAGCAAACTTTGGTGCTTTACAGAACCGTCTTGAGAAAGCAATGTCAGTAGCCGAAAACAGTGCAGAAAACTTAACTTCCAGCGAATCTCGTATTCGTGACGCAGATATAGCCAAAGAAATGATGGTGTTTACAAAAAACAATATCTTAGCGCAGGCTTCTTCTGCTATGATAGCTCAAGCCAATCAGCAGCCTCAAGCAATTCTGCAGCTACTTAGAGCTGGCTAA
- a CDS encoding CehA/McbA family metallohydrolase yields MAFTKNHKSNTSNSKSNADSAFKSTSNEKLNKKTNMGNIHNSDSNTNLNEICDDLALSFITPPIICNPRGFTVIAAVTNTRSKGSIIIKSTKWTINKKDYRTELREELKASGDSLRTIEALRNRTDYLSEEEQRKLISRYKQFKSGTKYLRFKLTNEMAEEIIQNETMELALKVEGESLRDRKTVSIEKAVKLQKNITLQKPPLSPDIGNGNWYFGDTHSHSTYTWDYYFGDGIYTIQELKDVAIVAGLDWLTLTDHAYCLNSKKYETQKSTVRDLSDSSFAFLYGEELSCAELVNNTKSYDTCHCNGIMNETFVPCSTDIFRKASSPDSQQGINQLKKYGGLVTINHANWGKGKIEPWNFNINTYAYTHGETGMEILNGGWNDMNNGSTTRWVDKRLLHGEKIFPFAGSDTESKNNLGKCYTVIYADKLSHSNIKNSLSSGHQYVTTYPGLAFWVRKAGESTWYWMGDTISIGTGIIDLHLSYSDTTDGLNIYIMKGKAGWISEQQVYSTAVGAGKGTITTKMQIDKDCYLRAYCIEENEKGHRAYTTPIWFE; encoded by the coding sequence TTGGCATTTACTAAAAATCACAAGTCTAATACCAGTAACTCCAAATCAAATGCAGATTCAGCATTTAAATCAACATCAAATGAAAAATTAAATAAAAAAACTAATATGGGAAATATACATAATTCTGACTCTAATACAAATCTAAATGAGATTTGCGATGATTTAGCTCTATCATTTATTACTCCGCCCATAATATGCAACCCTAGAGGTTTTACTGTTATTGCAGCTGTTACAAACACAAGGTCAAAAGGTTCGATTATTATAAAAAGCACAAAATGGACAATAAATAAGAAGGATTATAGAACTGAACTTAGAGAAGAACTAAAAGCGAGCGGTGATTCATTGCGAACTATTGAGGCTCTTAGAAATAGAACAGATTATTTGTCAGAAGAAGAACAAAGAAAATTAATATCTAGATACAAACAGTTCAAAAGTGGTACGAAATACTTAAGATTTAAATTAACAAATGAGATGGCTGAAGAAATTATTCAAAATGAAACTATGGAATTGGCATTGAAAGTAGAAGGGGAAAGTCTTAGAGATAGAAAAACAGTAAGTATTGAAAAAGCTGTAAAACTACAGAAAAACATAACTCTTCAAAAGCCTCCCCTTTCACCTGATATAGGTAATGGAAATTGGTATTTTGGAGATACTCATTCACATTCTACATATACATGGGATTACTATTTTGGAGATGGAATATACACTATACAGGAATTGAAAGATGTTGCAATAGTAGCTGGATTAGATTGGCTGACTCTTACAGACCATGCCTATTGTCTGAATTCAAAAAAATATGAAACTCAAAAAAGTACTGTAAGGGATTTGTCGGACAGTTCATTTGCATTTCTTTATGGGGAAGAACTTTCATGTGCAGAACTAGTAAATAATACCAAATCCTACGATACCTGTCATTGTAATGGAATTATGAATGAAACCTTCGTGCCATGCTCTACTGATATTTTCAGAAAGGCGTCATCACCTGATTCACAGCAAGGTATTAATCAGCTTAAAAAATATGGCGGACTAGTTACAATTAATCATGCCAATTGGGGAAAGGGTAAGATAGAGCCTTGGAATTTTAATATAAATACATATGCATACACCCATGGAGAAACAGGTATGGAAATTCTCAATGGGGGCTGGAATGACATGAATAATGGTTCAACCACTAGATGGGTTGATAAAAGACTATTACATGGCGAAAAGATTTTTCCTTTTGCAGGCAGTGATACTGAATCCAAAAACAACCTTGGAAAATGTTACACCGTTATATATGCTGATAAACTGTCCCATTCTAATATAAAAAATAGCTTAAGTAGCGGACACCAATATGTGACAACTTATCCTGGTCTGGCATTTTGGGTTAGAAAAGCGGGAGAATCTACCTGGTATTGGATGGGTGATACTATTTCTATTGGTACTGGGATTATAGATTTACATTTATCATATTCAGACACTACAGATGGCTTAAATATTTATATAATGAAAGGTAAAGCTGGATGGATATCTGAACAGCAAGTTTATTCAACAGCTGTAGGCGCTGGTAAAGGCACAATTACCACTAAAATGCAAATTGATAAGGATTGCTATCTCAGGGCATATTGCATAGAAGAAAATGAAAAAGGTCATAGAGCTTATACAACACCTATATGGTTTGAATAA
- a CDS encoding GDSL-type esterase/lipase family protein: MIRNKKAKRITAFAVVLAILFTAMLSVTSVATAADIAVEPISGVLYGDYNKDNNVDAIDFALLKKHLLDQVQEPMAYMDLNVDSKIDVLDFAVLKKFLLGTINTLPEGSVPAAPGVLYIGRFDTSDPAGPKFAWGTSTIKANFTGTGISVKLKSSGDNYFNVIIDGVVKTPINTPAGSSATYTLASGLTNGTHTVELVKRTEAHVGEVQFLGFTVTGGSLLAPPPASSKRIEFIGDSITCGYGNEGTSQYQSFTTKNENAYMAYGAITGRTLGADVITVSWSGKGVVQNYGGNKDEPMPVIYPRILPYDKSKIWDYTKWVPQVVVINLGTNDISTVALDGTLFKSEYLKLVDKVRSQYPDAHIYCAVGPMLSGEQLSNMKKYVGEVVSNKNSSGDKNVHFIEFPQQDQANGLGEDWHPSVKTHQLMADKLSKQLKADLGW; this comes from the coding sequence ATGATAAGAAATAAAAAGGCAAAAAGAATAACAGCCTTTGCAGTTGTATTAGCAATACTTTTTACTGCAATGCTATCTGTAACATCTGTTGCCACTGCAGCTGACATAGCAGTAGAACCAATTTCAGGAGTTCTATATGGTGACTACAATAAAGACAATAATGTTGATGCTATTGATTTTGCTTTGCTAAAGAAGCATTTGTTAGATCAGGTTCAAGAACCTATGGCTTATATGGATCTTAATGTTGACAGTAAAATAGATGTATTAGATTTTGCTGTTCTCAAAAAATTTCTTTTAGGTACAATAAATACACTTCCTGAAGGTTCAGTACCTGCTGCTCCGGGTGTTCTGTACATTGGACGCTTTGACACCAGTGATCCTGCAGGACCTAAATTTGCTTGGGGAACATCTACCATTAAAGCTAATTTTACAGGAACAGGAATTAGTGTAAAATTAAAATCCTCTGGAGATAATTATTTCAATGTTATAATAGATGGAGTTGTAAAAACACCAATAAATACACCAGCAGGTTCTTCAGCTACATATACTCTTGCGTCAGGCTTAACAAACGGAACGCACACCGTTGAACTTGTTAAGAGAACAGAGGCACATGTAGGTGAGGTGCAATTTTTAGGCTTTACTGTTACTGGGGGAAGTCTTTTAGCACCACCTCCTGCATCATCCAAACGAATAGAATTTATAGGTGATTCAATAACTTGCGGTTATGGAAATGAAGGCACAAGCCAGTACCAAAGCTTTACTACAAAAAATGAAAATGCATATATGGCCTATGGAGCTATAACAGGCAGAACTTTAGGTGCAGATGTTATAACTGTATCATGGTCTGGTAAGGGTGTAGTACAAAATTATGGCGGAAATAAAGATGAACCAATGCCTGTAATTTATCCAAGAATATTGCCTTATGATAAATCAAAAATTTGGGATTATACCAAGTGGGTTCCTCAAGTAGTTGTTATCAATCTTGGAACTAATGATATCAGTACAGTAGCACTTGATGGAACTTTGTTTAAATCAGAATATTTAAAGCTTGTAGATAAAGTTCGCAGCCAGTATCCTGATGCTCATATATATTGTGCAGTAGGTCCAATGTTATCAGGGGAACAGTTGTCAAATATGAAGAAATATGTTGGAGAGGTTGTTTCTAATAAGAATTCTTCAGGTGATAAGAATGTACACTTTATTGAATTTCCTCAGCAGGATCAAGCTAACGGATTGGGTGAGGACTGGCATCCATCAGTAAAAACTCATCAATTAATGGCAGATAAGCTTTCAAAACAGCTTAAGGCTGATTTGGGATGGTAG
- a CDS encoding glycosyltransferase family 4 protein produces the protein MEIAILINEFPPNIRSGIGRYAETGIKYINQVDNTSMSVFTTNTGYLPQHQDVNGILVYRPMNFIQKILMRYREKIESSLLSRLLLFINAFINNFQFYRFIKKRHHNKAFDVIVLHSLIYSITGFLCARRLGIPVVFHKHREEFARMPDWWRRDPFKLIELSESAMEKLAAKIIVLTEEMYAENLRYGICPEKLMIISNGCEVDLFKQVDLNCSSTKQKMTELKKELNIADDRKVILYVGSLTEGKGVFNLIRAVKILINNGHKVKLVLVGSGRNAKVRALINNYGLQKDIYAYYKIIDINSLIYHYAIADVCIFPSITKEPFGTTVTEAMSFGKLVILGYGYSKLFAEYENKPCAFYVDGNQPGKIGAKIAYVLDNKDRFQEVAQNGQRYIQNCFKWETAAKKTVVAYNEAISSNENLMASNL, from the coding sequence ATGGAAATTGCTATTTTAATTAATGAATTTCCACCAAATATACGCAGTGGGATTGGCAGATATGCCGAGACGGGTATTAAGTATATTAATCAGGTAGATAATACTAGCATGAGTGTTTTTACAACTAATACGGGATATTTGCCGCAGCATCAAGATGTAAATGGTATTTTAGTTTACCGTCCAATGAATTTTATTCAAAAAATTTTAATGAGGTATAGAGAAAAGATAGAATCATCTTTATTAAGTCGTCTTCTTTTATTTATAAATGCTTTTATTAATAATTTTCAATTCTATAGATTTATAAAGAAACGCCACCATAATAAAGCATTTGATGTGATAGTGTTACATAGCTTGATTTATAGTATTACAGGCTTTTTATGCGCCCGCAGACTTGGAATACCAGTTGTTTTTCATAAACATAGAGAAGAGTTTGCAAGAATGCCTGATTGGTGGAGACGTGATCCTTTTAAACTGATAGAACTTTCTGAAAGTGCTATGGAAAAGCTTGCCGCAAAGATTATTGTTCTTACTGAGGAGATGTACGCAGAAAATTTGCGTTATGGAATATGTCCTGAAAAGCTAATGATAATATCTAATGGATGTGAGGTTGATTTATTTAAGCAAGTAGATTTAAATTGCTCTTCTACAAAACAAAAAATGACAGAACTAAAAAAAGAACTTAATATAGCTGATGATAGAAAAGTAATTCTATATGTAGGTTCACTTACAGAGGGCAAGGGTGTTTTTAATCTAATCAGAGCAGTTAAAATATTAATTAACAATGGACATAAAGTTAAACTTGTATTAGTGGGGTCGGGAAGGAATGCGAAGGTTAGAGCATTAATTAATAATTATGGTTTGCAAAAAGATATTTATGCATATTATAAAATAATTGATATAAACAGTCTTATATATCATTATGCAATTGCTGATGTATGCATTTTTCCTTCAATTACTAAGGAGCCCTTTGGCACTACTGTCACTGAGGCTATGTCGTTTGGAAAACTAGTTATTTTGGGATATGGATATTCTAAATTATTTGCTGAATACGAAAATAAGCCTTGTGCGTTTTATGTTGATGGAAATCAGCCTGGAAAAATTGGTGCTAAGATTGCATATGTATTAGATAATAAGGATAGATTTCAAGAAGTTGCGCAAAATGGACAACGCTATATTCAAAACTGCTTTAAGTGGGAGACTGCAGCTAAAAAAACAGTTGTTGCTTATAATGAAGCAATTTCCTCAAATGAAAACTTAATGGCATCTAATTTATAG
- a CDS encoding HD domain-containing protein: MIAESIFYDYIGKLKLDQEKEYELIEHTKRVVNLCNKFEEKLCLDEQLLHKAAWLHDIAKYNECGNKRYNHHIEASSVLSKYGFSYEDPVCNIIKAHTGDYFEPDEEYSLEAAVLRICDKLDKFNKGKKDAKDKCEASLSLIEDYFSEINIDIPNAFYKKYYKLFKKLHKKCKNNKNYKKLKKLIKELTK, encoded by the coding sequence ATGATTGCTGAAAGTATTTTTTATGATTATATTGGTAAGTTAAAATTAGATCAAGAAAAAGAATATGAATTAATAGAACATACTAAAAGAGTAGTTAACTTATGTAATAAGTTTGAGGAAAAATTGTGTTTAGATGAGCAACTATTACATAAAGCAGCTTGGCTACATGATATTGCAAAATATAATGAATGTGGTAATAAAAGATATAATCATCATATAGAAGCATCTTCGGTATTATCAAAGTATGGTTTTAGTTATGAAGATCCTGTCTGTAACATTATAAAAGCACATACAGGAGATTATTTTGAACCCGATGAAGAGTATTCGTTGGAAGCTGCTGTTTTACGAATATGTGATAAGCTAGATAAATTTAACAAAGGAAAAAAAGATGCTAAAGATAAATGCGAGGCTAGTTTATCGTTAATAGAAGATTATTTTTCCGAGATAAATATAGATATTCCAAATGCATTTTATAAAAAATATTATAAATTATTTAAAAAGCTACATAAAAAATGCAAGAATAATAAAAATTATAAAAAATTAAAAAAGCTAATAAAAGAATTAACTAAATAA
- the sugE gene encoding quaternary ammonium compound efflux SMR transporter SugE has product MAWVYLIIAGVFEVVWAIGLKYSHGFTKLYPSLITIGGMLISFYLLSLATKSLPIGTAYAIWTGIGALGAVLLGIILFNEPLNLSRIIFLCLILIGIIGLKFTTSAN; this is encoded by the coding sequence ATGGCTTGGGTTTATCTTATAATTGCAGGAGTTTTTGAAGTAGTTTGGGCAATTGGATTAAAATACTCTCATGGCTTTACAAAGCTATATCCATCACTGATTACAATTGGTGGAATGCTTATTAGCTTTTATTTATTATCACTTGCAACAAAATCACTTCCAATTGGTACAGCCTATGCTATCTGGACTGGTATCGGTGCTTTAGGTGCTGTATTGCTGGGAATCATTCTTTTTAATGAGCCTCTGAATTTATCAAGAATTATTTTTCTTTGCCTTATATTAATTGGAATAATTGGACTGAAATTTACCACGTCAGCAAATTGA
- a CDS encoding sensor histidine kinase — protein sequence MKFTKFWESILFRLVITFLIIMIPIYMLGMYIYKWSLHNVRNEISKTNIAQVSFYLESLEMEIDRIKILQYDCLNDENLNKLSARYGIMGQYEINESLRQLHRRLVTIKNSSNYIKNVNVYIRNVKKTISSNNGINDFDYEMYENIRSAAGIKGAQIIKYKDGLYLSTYQQNNYLMNSPDYIISIELNRQAFIQALSKFNMYDEIGSVLIDKSDSTVIINQAEEDLLLKKEIINGIFSSGTKGMKLYNIDDKSYYILYVKSEYLNMIYLKCIPEEVVEKPFNSFYIWAWAFTIAVCCIILIYSISTYKLIHKPLIKLVKSFHKVENGDLKVNIQHDQNDEFGYLYKCFNKMMENLNTLIDQVYNQRILMQRAELKQLQAQINPHFLYNSFFAINTMAKTGDENLAIFTKRLGEYFQFITRNSSDKIPLSDEVKHAKVYTEIQLMRFSRALEIKFGEYPEKYSELKVPRIILQPIIENAFNHGLNKLENSRIIVIDFLENDNGLDIIVEDNGCGMTDYDIAELQNALLYTGNDIETTGIINIHRRIRLEYGQNSGVMVSKSELGGLKVILRIEIPYGYELDNYYQNQ from the coding sequence TTGAAGTTCACTAAATTTTGGGAAAGTATATTATTTAGATTAGTTATTACTTTTCTGATTATAATGATTCCTATATATATGCTTGGAATGTATATATATAAATGGAGTTTGCATAATGTAAGAAATGAAATTTCAAAAACTAATATTGCACAGGTTTCTTTTTATCTTGAAAGCCTTGAAATGGAAATAGATAGAATAAAAATTCTACAGTATGATTGCCTAAATGATGAAAACCTAAATAAACTCTCAGCTAGATACGGAATAATGGGGCAGTATGAAATTAATGAAAGTTTGAGACAACTTCATCGGAGATTGGTTACAATAAAAAATAGCAGTAACTACATAAAGAATGTCAATGTATATATACGAAATGTAAAAAAAACAATTTCTTCTAATAACGGCATTAATGATTTTGACTATGAAATGTATGAAAATATCAGGTCTGCAGCTGGAATAAAAGGAGCACAAATTATAAAATATAAAGATGGTCTTTATTTAAGTACATATCAACAGAACAATTATTTAATGAACTCTCCTGATTATATAATTAGCATAGAACTTAATAGGCAAGCTTTTATACAGGCATTAAGCAAGTTTAATATGTACGATGAAATTGGTTCAGTCCTCATAGATAAATCTGACAGTACTGTGATTATTAATCAAGCAGAGGAGGATTTACTGTTAAAAAAAGAAATTATAAATGGTATATTTTCAAGTGGAACTAAAGGAATGAAATTATATAATATTGATGATAAGTCTTATTATATATTGTATGTTAAATCAGAATATCTAAATATGATATATTTAAAATGTATTCCTGAAGAAGTAGTTGAAAAGCCTTTTAATAGTTTTTATATATGGGCATGGGCTTTTACAATAGCAGTTTGTTGTATTATTTTGATTTATTCTATATCAACATATAAACTAATTCATAAACCTCTGATAAAATTAGTGAAATCATTTCACAAGGTTGAAAACGGAGATTTAAAAGTTAATATTCAACATGATCAAAATGATGAATTTGGATATCTTTATAAATGCTTTAATAAAATGATGGAAAATTTAAATACATTAATAGATCAGGTTTATAATCAAAGAATTCTGATGCAGAGAGCTGAGTTAAAGCAATTACAGGCACAGATTAATCCTCATTTTTTGTACAATAGTTTTTTTGCAATAAATACAATGGCTAAAACTGGGGATGAGAATTTGGCTATTTTCACCAAACGGCTTGGTGAGTATTTTCAATTTATAACAAGGAATTCCTCAGATAAAATACCCCTTAGTGATGAGGTTAAACATGCTAAGGTATATACTGAAATTCAATTGATGAGGTTTTCGCGAGCATTGGAGATTAAATTTGGGGAATATCCTGAAAAATACAGTGAACTTAAGGTTCCTAGGATTATTCTTCAGCCTATTATTGAAAATGCGTTTAATCATGGCTTGAATAAATTAGAAAACAGCAGGATTATAGTAATTGATTTTTTGGAAAATGATAATGGGCTGGATATTATTGTTGAAGATAATGGCTGTGGTATGACAGATTATGATATAGCGGAACTGCAAAATGCACTTTTGTATACAGGAAATGATATTGAGACTACAGGGATAATTAATATTCACCGCAGAATAAGATTGGAATACGGCCAAAATAGTGGAGTAATGGTTTCTAAAAGTGAACTGGGTGGATTGAAAGTGATATTGAGAATAGAAATCCCCTATGGTTATGAACTGGACAATTATTATCAAAATCAATAA